The DNA segment TATCTGCAATAACAATTCTTGAGAATAATTCGTATGGAATATTTACCATAGGTGCCACTTATTCAGTCGGTTTAAATCCTATTTCAATTGCAGTTGCAGATTTCAATAATGATAATCATTCTGATTTGGCCGTAGCCAACGAGGGGTCAAATTCCATTTCCGTATTATTTAATTCGGGCAATGGCGATTTATTGCCAAGAGTCGACTATGGTGTGGATAGTCTGCCTATTTCGATATGCGCCAGTGATCTTGATAATGACGGGGACCTTGATTTAATTACGGCCGACGTTGGTACTAACAACATTACGGTATTATATAACGATGGTTTAGGAAATTTCAGTGATAGAGTAGAATTTGGTGCTCATTCGGGGCCATGGTCTGTAAAATCTCATGATATTAACGGGGATAATTATAAAGATTTAATAGTCGCAAATGTATATTCAAGTGACATTTCCATATTAATTAATAATGGCACAGGACAGTTTCATTCAATTCAGAATTATCCTGTATTGGAAGGGGGCGCTTATTCAGTTGAAGTTGCAGATTTTAATAATGATTGTGCCCCGGATATTGTGGTCGCAAATGGAGACGCCAATAGCATATCCTTTTTGGAAAATAACGGAACAGGGGCGTTTTCATTAATTGAGAGTTATCCTGCGGACAATGCGCCGGTATCCATTATTTCTGCGGATTTTAATTCAGATGGGATTATGGATTGTGCTGTGGCAAATGCTCATTCTGGCTCGGCCTCAGTCTATTTTTCCAGAAAATCCTATGGTCATGATTTCAATGTAAGTGTCTTGGGTGAATCTTCCGATCATGTAATGGGCACAACTCCAATATTCAATTGGGCCAAAATAGGCGAAAATCACTGTGCGCAGGATACGTTCTTTCTCCAGGTCGGCGCAGATACTGATTGGGCGTATGCGGAGATGTGGAATCCGGAGCCGGTGGCATCATCCGATACTTTTGTCACCTATGCCGGGGCGCCATTAATCGACGGGCAGACCTACTATATGCGGTTGCGGGTGCATAACGGAACAGTCTGGTCGAACTGGTATGATACATCGTTTCATATGAACTCTCTCCCCTCGATTCCAGAGCCGTCATCGCCAATCAACAGCATGGTTGTCAATACCCTTACCCCGACGCTATATCTACATAATTCAACCGACGCCGAGGATGACACGCTCACTTATGATTTCCGGATCGACCACCACAGCATGTTCGGGCCGCCGTCGCCAATCGAAGATTCCAATATCGCGCAGGGGGCCGATTCGACCGGCTGGACGGTGAGTGCGCCGTTGACCGAAAACTGGCGGTATCTCTGGCAGGGGCGGGCGTTTGACCAGTACGAGAAATCGGGCTGGTCGGCAACGGGGGAGTTTTATGTTAACGCGGTCGAAGAGGCGCCGTGGGGGTTCGGGCTTATCATGCCGCCGGACACGGCCGGGTCGATTGTNTTCGATATGCTTCCGAGGTTCTACTGGGGGCTATCAACCGATCCTGACCCGTTCGATACGGTGCGCTACACGCTCTATCTGGCGGTGGACAGCAATTTCCAGTATGTGAAAGTAATCGATTCGATCGCGCCGTCCGAGAACCAGTATATCGCGACAGACAGTCTCTTTTTCGGGACGCAGTACTGGTGGAAAGTGAAGGCGGCCGACCGGACGGGGCTTTATACCTATTCGAGCGATGTGAAATCGTTTAGAACGTGGAAACTGGGGGATGCCAACGGGAACTGGGCGGTGAATATTCTGGATGTGGCGTATATCATCAATTTTCTCTATAACGAAGGGCCCTCGCCGGTTCCGAAATACGCGGCCGATATCAACGGCAACTGCGCGGTAAATATATTGGATGTTTCCTATTTAATAAATTATTTATATAAGAGCGGCCCGGCCCCGAAGATCGGGTGCGAGTAGGATATGATATAAGAATTCCGTCGGGAGAGACTCCTGACGGCGCGCAGGTAAAGATGGCAGAACAAACTGAGGGACGGTATCGTTTAAGTAGTAAGACGGTTTGAGGCCGGGATTATTGTCCCGGGAAAATTAGAGGGGAAAATTTGGTCGGCTGTTAAACAATCCGAAAATTTGAATAATTATATTTAAAGCCCGTCGCAGGAAGGTGGGAATTTCCTTTAATTTACGTCATTCCGCAATCGGGGTCCCATCGGCGGCGGGCTATAAATTTACGGGCGGCGGGGATTCCGGATCGGCCGGAAGGGGCCGCCTTTATTATTATCGGAAAAGGATAAAAAAAATCCCCCCGTAAAACGGGGGGATCATATCGCCGACTTCACTTCCGTCACATTTTTTTCACGACTTTTCCGGGGGGAGCGCTCTGGTAGGTGCGGCCGTCGTCATGGCACCCGGAGCAATCGGGTTTATTTTCGAATTTGCGGTCGAGATGGCAATCGGTACATCCCATGGCGTAGTGGGTCTCATCGAGTTGCAGGCCGGTGACGGCGTGGTCGAAATTATCGGTGTTCCATCCGGCGTGGCAGGTGGCGCAATCGGAATTGATTCTGGAAATTTTACGGCCGGTCGGGTGGCAGGCCTGGCAATCAAGGGTTTTATGATAGCGATTGAGGGCCCAGCCGGTGGTTTCATGGGTGAACGCCGGCCGTTCACGATTATCATGGCACTTGACGCAGCGGTCCTTGAGGTGGCAATCGTTGCAGACGGCGTGGATTTCGATATCGGTCTTGGCGTGGGAGGCCGGTTCCTTGATATCATGGCAGTAACTGCAGTTCTCCCGTTTGTGACAATCGACACAGCGCAGGCCAAAGAGGACGATATGCTCCTTGTGGCGGAAAGTCACGACCGGGGCCTTGGCCAGAGTGGTGTGGTAAATTCTTTTTTCCGGCTCGGTGATGATGGGGTGCGAGATGCCCATAATATCGGTGGAGTCCATCAACATCGATTCGGCCGCCAGGGCTTTACCCTCGGCGGGCAAATGACAGAGAATGCACTTGGTATCGTGGCTCCATTCCCGGTGACAGCCGAGGCACTGCCGGTGATAGGCGCCTTTCAAGCCGGGCTGACGGAGGTCGGCGGGATTGGTTTCGCCGCCGTGACAGGCCTTACAGGGCTGAATTTTGTCGGTCGGGCTGTAATGGTGACAGGTGGAGCAATTGCCGCCCATCTGTGACATGCCGGCGTGTCTTTTATGATTGAAGTGGACGGGTTGATACAGATCGGCGATGTCATCGAGGAGCATGGAATCGGGGGCCTCGCCCAGACTGTGGGTATCGGCGCCGTGCGCCAGGGAGATGCTGGGGCAAGTTTTGAGGCACTTGTTGGCCGCGGTCGGGTTGTCGCAGGAGTGGCAGGTTTTACAGTCCATCTTGGACATTTCCCGGGTGGGCGGGGTATCGGCCCGGGAGACCAGACTGCCCCCTATCGCCAGGGAAAAAACAGCCGCCATGACAAATAAGATCAATTTATGATTTTTCATATGAGCCACCTCTTCTGAGAACATATGAAGGTTCCGGGCGCGGCGATTCATTTCTGACTTTTTCCACGACGGGAGCCGCGATAACCGGGAAATTCATGACCACAAAACGATATACTAAAATCAGCGCGGCCGCCAGCCCCAGAGTCACGGCAATTTCGTACAGAGAGGGATAATAGGGCGAAGTCCCATAAAGGGGTTTGTAGGCCACGATGAAGACATTGATTCGATTCAAGACGACGCCGAGAACAACCATGGCGGAAGCGGTAAAGAGCCCGGCGACCGAGTTGCGGACCTTCGTAATGGTCAACATGATAAGAGGTATGATGACGCCGCCGACAATTTCGAGAAAGTACATGAAGGATTGGAAGGTCCCCTGGAACAGGTACGGCCAGGCACCGCGCAGGGTCAGATCGACCAGTTTCACCGCCAGATAAACGCCCAGGGTAAGCGGGATGTAGCGGGCCAGGGAGGAGAGGACGCCGAGTTCCGGTTTGAGTTTGAAGGAACGGGAGGCCAGGGTCGATTCAAAAATGACCATGGGGAATCCGACCGCGATGGCCGAAAGGAGGAAGAGAAGGGGCGACATCGGGGTGTACCAGAGGGGATGCATTTTGTAGGGCGCGATGACCATCAGATTGCCCAGCGACGATTGATGCAGGCAAGAGAGGACGACCCCGGCGATGATGAAGAGAAAGAGGACCTTTTTCAGGGTGCGGTCGGCCAGGCCGAGGATTTTTTCGCCGAGGCGGTTGAATCCGGAGAGCGGGCCGGGAAGATTGACACGTCCCTTGAACCGTTCCACGAAAATCGGGGTAAATTCGACATAGAGGACGGTCAGGTAAATCATCACGCAGATACCGACTTCGAAAAGCACGGAGTTGCCCTGCCACATCGACGGGAGCATGGGGTGCCATACATTATAGTAACGGCCGAGGTCGGCCAGGAGACCGATAACCACAAAGGTGTATCCGAGCATGGCGGTCAAAAGGGCGGGCCGGGTAATGACGTGATACTTGTCTTTATGGAAGATTTCGGCGAGGGCGGCGGTGGTAAAGCCGCCGGCGGCCAAGGCAACACCGGAGGCGACATCAATGGCGATCCAGATGCCCCAGGGATACTGGTCGTTCAAATTGGTGGCGGCGCCGAGACCGAAGAGGAGACGGTAGGCATAGGCCAGCAGGCCGACGCCCATGATGGCGGCGAGAATCTTGGTTCCGGTGGTGAAAAATCTGGCCTGCACCGGCATCGGCATTTCCAGATTACTCATGCTCTTCGGCTCCTTCCTTGTTGTTCTTATCCCTCAAGTTGTACATGGCCAAGCCCAGAAGCCCGTAGAGGGCCAGGGGCGGGATGAAGTTCTTGAAAATACCGTGCTGGGTGGTTTCAGTGACTTCCGGAACAGGGCGGTCGCCCAGTTTGGGGAGCTCCGTATTTATGAAGTCGGCCGAAGCCAGATACATCCAGGAGGTTCCGCCGATTTCATGTTCGCCGTAAACGTGGTCGAAATATTTTTCGGGATTGGCGGCGATCCGGGTATGGCCCATCTCGATCAATTCTTTCCGGGTTCCAAAGGTCAGGGCCTCATTGGGGCAGATACCGACGCAGGCCGGCTTCTCCCCTTTTTTCAGTTTTTCGGAGCAGAAGGTGCATTTGCGGACCTGCGGGGTCAGGACATTATTGAATTCATAGGCCGGAATCTGGAAGGGGCAGGCGATCATGCAATAGCGGCAACCCATGCATTTCCAGGCGTCATAGGTCACCGGCCCCTGCGGCGTTTTGCGGAAGGCCCCGACGATGCAGGCCGAGGCGCAGGCCGGGTCATTGCAGTGCATACACTGGACCTTCATGGAAAATTTCTGCTCGGGATTATCGGGCCGGGAATATTGATTGATGACGGTGTAGGCCGCGAAGTTGGGGCGGCGGTGCTCCTTGAAAATCGATTTGTCTTCGAAAGCACTGAGCGGTTTGTTGCTCAGGGTATTGGCATCATTGCACGCCCACTCGCACTTGCGACAGCCGATACAGACGACGGTATCGACGAGAACGCCGAACGCATTGTCGGTATCGATTTTGGTTTTTTTGTCTGAGGCGATCGCTTCTCCGGCAGTCAGCGTAAGTGTGCCGGCAGCGGCCAATTTAATAAAGTTGCGACGATTCAAACTCACGTTCAATCACCTCATTATATCAAGCGTAAGATGTTCCACCATACAATGTGAAATTATTCACATAATAATTCACAATTAAGACTGAATTTATCCTAATTTGACAATATTTCATCATTTTCATGTGAAAATTATAACTATATGTGCCACTATTGTCAAGTATTAAATATGACTTATTTCCTTCTATTTCCATATTTAATTAATCGACAAAAGTCGGAAAAAATAATACAAGTTTAATCGGAGTTAACTCGATTTTTGGGAAGTTTCCAATAACCCGTTACAAGACAACAAATACGCCCGGGTCAAAAAATCGACAAGATGGTATCAAATCTGTCTGTTCCGAATTTTGTGAAGATTATCTATGGAAAAAGATGCCAATACTTAAGAGACGGCCATGATCACCCTTTCCCGGCCGCCGGGGGCAAGTATGGGGTTTAATTATGAATGCGCAACTTAACAAGAATAGTCGAACCAGGTTATTTGAAACGAAAATTGCCGTCTTTCCGGAGGCGCCTAGAGGTAATAGAAAAGACTGAATTCTCTCAACTTGACGCTGCCACTGATGCCGGCCCTTTGGGTCCAGGCATATATATACATTTTGACAGAATGTCCGGCCAGGAAATGAATATCTGCGGGCAGGGGCTCATCGAGCGCAAGTTCCTTTGTCCCACCCCAATATTTATTGGCATCGATCATGACGCCGTCAACCTGCATACCAATGTCAAACGAGGCTTCTTCTATCGATGCATTAATGACCCAGTATACTGCGGCCGCTTCCTGGGGGATCGCAATTCCATTTGCCATCATCAAAATTCCCATGTCGGTCGCCTGGCAGAAATCGTAACGATAACAATCATTTGCCGAATCGATATACCAGGGCAACCAGAAGTCGTAACGGGAAAATTTCCAGAGATTAACCGAGGAAATTCCCTCGGATTGAAAGGCCAGGCGCCGGATCCTTCCAATGAAATCGATACTGGAGTCGGGATTCGAAATATCCACGGAAAAGTCTTGTGTCAACAGTTTATAGTTCGGATTTCCCCCGTCGTGAATCCGGAGGATGATATTGCCATAAGGGACATTCTCTATTTTGTAATTACCCCC comes from the Candidatus Zixiibacteriota bacterium genome and includes:
- a CDS encoding exported hypothetical protein (Evidence 5 : Unknown function), which translates into the protein MGKYLKALSFALTTLVIIALPQLPDAQVYFPFTGHYYEKVLIPPNMTWQQCRDSAISLGGYLATATSKTENDFIASLAYPFDTFLGGTDEDSEGNWHWISIEPWQFTAWRAGEPNNHWEDEDYVGLSPLDSLWNDMRNWFIDAQAMIVEYNDRTGIFVGPINYGVGSWPWSICAADFDNDSDIDLAVANWESNSVTILKNDGSGIFPNITSFGSGAAPWCVAFGDLDEDGDEDLAVANYTLSAITILENNSYGIFTIGATYSVGLNPISIAVADFNNDNHSDLAVANEGSNSISVLFNSGNGDLLPRVDYGVDSLPISICASDLDNDGDLDLITADVGTNNITVLYNDGLGNFSDRVEFGAHSGPWSVKSHDINGDNYKDLIVANVYSSDISILINNGTGQFHSIQNYPVLEGGAYSVEVADFNNDCAPDIVVANGDANSISFLENNGTGAFSLIESYPADNAPVSIISADFNSDGIMDCAVANAHSGSASVYFSRKSYGHDFNVSVLGESSDHVMGTTPIFNWAKIGENHCAQDTFFLQVGADTDWAYAEMWNPEPVASSDTFVTYAGAPLIDGQTYYMRLRVHNGTVWSNWYDTSFHMNSLPSIPEPSSPINSMVVNTLTPTLYLHNSTDAEDDTLTYDFRIDHHSMFGPPSPIEDSNIAQGADSTGWTVSAPLTENWRYLWQGRAFDQYEKSGWSATGEFYVNAVEEAPWGFGLIMPPDTAGSIVFDMLPRFYWGLSTDPDPFDTVRYTLYLAVDSNFQYVKVIDSIAPSENQYIATDSLFFGTQYWWKVKAADRTGLYTYSSDVKSFRTWKLGDANGNWAVNILDVAYIINFLYNEGPSPVPKYAADINGNCAVNILDVSYLINYLYKSGPAPKIGCE
- a CDS encoding hypothetical protein (Evidence 5 : Unknown function) yields the protein MAQDSFIQFRIILYWKGALIQLKLQILIMIVPRILWSQMETPIAYPFWKITEQGRFH
- a CDS encoding 13 hemes c containing cytochrome; the protein is MKNHKLILFVMAAVFSLAIGGSLVSRADTPPTREMSKMDCKTCHSCDNPTAANKCLKTCPSISLAHGADTHSLGEAPDSMLLDDIADLYQPVHFNHKRHAGMSQMGGNCSTCHHYSPTDKIQPCKACHGGETNPADLRQPGLKGAYHRQCLGCHREWSHDTKCILCHLPAEGKALAAESMLMDSTDIMGISHPIITEPEKRIYHTTLAKAPVVTFRHKEHIVLFGLRCVDCHKRENCSYCHDIKEPASHAKTDIEIHAVCNDCHLKDRCVKCHDNRERPAFTHETTGWALNRYHKTLDCQACHPTGRKISRINSDCATCHAGWNTDNFDHAVTGLQLDETHYAMGCTDCHLDRKFENKPDCSGCHDDGRTYQSAPPGKVVKKM
- a CDS encoding Reductase, NrfD-like subunit yields the protein MSNLEMPMPVQARFFTTGTKILAAIMGVGLLAYAYRLLFGLGAATNLNDQYPWGIWIAIDVASGVALAAGGFTTAALAEIFHKDKYHVITRPALLTAMLGYTFVVIGLLADLGRYYNVWHPMLPSMWQGNSVLFEVGICVMIYLTVLYVEFTPIFVERFKGRVNLPGPLSGFNRLGEKILGLADRTLKKVLFLFIIAGVVLSCLHQSSLGNLMVIAPYKMHPLWYTPMSPLLFLLSAIAVGFPMVIFESTLASRSFKLKPELGVLSSLARYIPLTLGVYLAVKLVDLTLRGAWPYLFQGTFQSFMYFLEIVGGVIIPLIMLTITKVRNSVAGLFTASAMVVLGVVLNRINVFIVAYKPLYGTSPYYPSLYEIAVTLGLAAALILVYRFVVMNFPVIAAPVVEKVRNESPRPEPSYVLRRGGSYEKS
- a CDS encoding Protein DVU_0535: MSLNRRNFIKLAAAGTLTLTAGEAIASDKKTKIDTDNAFGVLVDTVVCIGCRKCEWACNDANTLSNKPLSAFEDKSIFKEHRRPNFAAYTVINQYSRPDNPEQKFSMKVQCMHCNDPACASACIVGAFRKTPQGPVTYDAWKCMGCRYCMIACPFQIPAYEFNNVLTPQVRKCTFCSEKLKKGEKPACVGICPNEALTFGTRKELIEMGHTRIAANPEKYFDHVYGEHEIGGTSWMYLASADFINTELPKLGDRPVPEVTETTQHGIFKNFIPPLALYGLLGLAMYNLRDKNNKEGAEEHE
- a CDS encoding hypothetical protein (Evidence 5 : Unknown function), producing MEIEGNKSYLILDNSGTYSYNFHMKMMKYCQIRINSVLIVNYYVNNFTLYGGTSYA